Proteins encoded together in one Candidatus Coatesbacteria bacterium window:
- a CDS encoding YbgC/FadM family acyl-CoA thioesterase — MERHPWRKVPLSRPDNADRPRLTTPYRVLYADCDPYDVVYNVNYFVFFERARVELMRAQGLSYRELRARGYEMPIIETGARFKRPARYDDLLGVTAICARQTKTRLFIEYEVHRDGELLLTGFTTHVLVTRDGELRRFPDWLAELLENRPVVETRD, encoded by the coding sequence GCCGTCCGGACAACGCCGATCGTCCCCGCCTGACCACGCCTTACCGCGTCCTCTACGCCGACTGCGACCCCTACGACGTCGTTTACAACGTCAACTATTTCGTCTTCTTCGAGCGGGCCCGGGTGGAGCTGATGCGGGCCCAGGGGCTGTCGTACCGCGAGTTGCGCGCGCGGGGTTACGAGATGCCGATCATCGAAACCGGGGCCAGGTTCAAGCGCCCGGCCCGCTACGACGACCTGCTCGGGGTCACGGCGATTTGCGCCCGGCAGACTAAGACCCGCCTGTTCATCGAGTACGAGGTCCACCGTGACGGCGAGCTGTTGCTGACCGGCTTCACCACCCACGTGCTGGTGACCCGGGACGGTGAACTGCGACGCTTCCCGGACTGGCTCGCCGAGCTGCTCGAAAACCGACCCGTAGTTGAAACCCGCGACTAG